One genomic window of Candidatus Pseudobacter hemicellulosilyticus includes the following:
- a CDS encoding carboxymuconolactone decarboxylase family protein, which produces MSETALIQNETFVNLLNELNIPQYTPSANAQALLQVNARYIKDLKINTGNVLNNNQHLSRKEALLLALAVTVNEKALFLQEGLTVLVREAGASDEEIAEIIACTSLMNTNNVFYRFRHFLQKDYYTNQPAGIKMSIMMNPVLGKEFFELVSLMVSSINGCEMCVSSHEQSVLQHGATESRVLEAVKLGAVIKGLITVLS; this is translated from the coding sequence ATGAGTGAAACGGCTTTAATTCAGAACGAAACTTTCGTGAACCTGCTCAACGAGCTGAACATTCCCCAGTATACGCCCTCTGCCAATGCACAGGCCCTGCTGCAGGTGAACGCCCGCTATATCAAAGACCTTAAGATCAATACAGGCAATGTACTGAACAATAACCAGCACCTGAGCCGCAAGGAAGCCCTCCTGCTGGCGCTGGCCGTAACAGTGAATGAAAAGGCACTCTTCCTCCAGGAAGGGCTGACCGTACTGGTCCGTGAAGCAGGCGCCTCCGACGAGGAGATCGCTGAGATCATTGCCTGTACTTCACTGATGAACACCAACAACGTCTTCTACCGTTTCCGTCACTTCCTACAGAAGGACTACTACACCAACCAGCCCGCCGGCATCAAGATGAGCATCATGATGAACCCGGTGCTGGGCAAGGAGTTCTTTGAGCTGGTCAGCCTGATGGTATCCAGCATCAACGGCTGTGAAATGTGTGTCAGCTCGCACGAGCAATCCGTGCTGCAGCATGGCGCCACCGAATCGCGCGTACTGGAAGCAGTGAAGCTGGGAGCGGTGATCAAAGGACTGATCACTGTATTGAGCTAA
- a CDS encoding TolC family protein — translation MKLNPLLLITGLLLSTGTTYARDARQQPAAPPGDTLHLPLSLAEKRFLDSNLVLLAGRYNIGIAQAEVITARLYNNPELTVENVLFNPDNSKWLDLGWTGNNIAELTQVITLAGKRNKAIRLAESGVKLSEHEFYDLLRTLRYTLRDDFFRVYFGSRSLRLYDQQISSLQQILGIFDEQLRKGNIAASEVLRIQSLLYNLQSERSELQRELQETITELKTLTRVPPATPLIPIWDEPGAGFRPLHALHFQQVLDSALINRQDLLAAREGVRYEQLNEQLQKALAVPDLTVGLTYDKQGNFTRNYNGLQLSMPLPFFNRNQGNIRQAGQRVAQSKVLLLGKEEALSQEVMQHYLTASQTEQLFANIDTSFQDRFSSLIEEARNNYMRRNISMLQFLDLYNSYKETLTGLDDIRYHRYRALESLNYIAGAQLIQF, via the coding sequence ATGAAATTGAACCCATTACTTTTAATTACAGGCCTCCTGCTCAGCACAGGTACTACCTATGCCCGGGACGCCCGTCAACAGCCCGCAGCTCCTCCCGGGGACACGCTGCACCTTCCTCTTTCCCTGGCCGAAAAAAGATTCCTCGACAGCAACCTGGTATTGCTGGCCGGCAGGTACAATATCGGCATCGCCCAGGCGGAGGTCATCACCGCCCGGTTGTATAACAATCCGGAACTGACAGTGGAGAATGTCCTGTTCAACCCGGACAACAGCAAATGGCTGGACCTGGGCTGGACTGGCAACAATATTGCGGAGCTGACGCAGGTGATCACCCTGGCGGGTAAACGCAATAAGGCCATCCGCCTGGCGGAGAGCGGGGTGAAGCTGTCGGAACACGAGTTCTACGACCTGCTCCGCACCCTTCGCTACACCCTGCGGGATGATTTTTTCCGCGTGTATTTCGGCAGCCGCTCCCTGCGGCTCTATGATCAGCAGATCAGCTCCCTGCAGCAGATCCTCGGCATTTTTGACGAGCAGCTGCGCAAAGGCAATATTGCCGCCAGTGAAGTGCTGCGGATCCAGTCGCTCCTATACAACCTCCAGTCGGAACGCAGTGAGCTGCAACGTGAACTCCAGGAAACCATCACCGAGCTGAAAACACTGACCCGCGTTCCGCCGGCCACTCCTTTAATACCAATATGGGACGAACCAGGGGCTGGCTTCCGGCCCCTGCATGCCCTCCATTTCCAGCAGGTGCTGGACTCGGCGCTGATCAACCGCCAGGACCTGCTGGCGGCCCGGGAAGGGGTCCGCTATGAACAGCTGAATGAACAGCTCCAGAAAGCATTGGCCGTGCCCGATCTGACCGTAGGGCTCACCTACGACAAACAGGGCAATTTCACCCGTAATTACAACGGGCTGCAACTAAGCATGCCCCTGCCCTTTTTCAACCGCAACCAGGGCAATATCCGCCAGGCCGGCCAGCGCGTGGCGCAGAGCAAGGTCCTGCTCCTGGGAAAGGAAGAAGCCCTCTCACAGGAAGTGATGCAGCATTACCTCACCGCCAGTCAGACCGAACAGCTCTTCGCCAATATTGACACCAGTTTCCAGGACCGTTTCAGCAGCCTGATCGAAGAGGCCCGCAACAACTACATGCGGCGCAATATCAGCATGCTGCAATTCCTGGATCTCTATAATTCGTACAAAGAGACCCTGACCGGCCTGGATGATATCCGCTATCACCGGTACCGCGCCCTGGAATCCCTTAATTATATCGCCGGCGCCCAGCTTATTCAATTTTAA
- a CDS encoding YraN family protein, with protein MANHHDIGKKGETLATNWLQQQGYTILHQNWCYYHYEIDVIAAKKGILHFVEVKTRSSSYFGLPEESVSKKKISNMMKCADQYQYRHPQWTRIQYDILSILLAGEMPPQYFLIEDIYL; from the coding sequence ATGGCCAACCACCATGACATTGGTAAAAAAGGGGAAACGCTGGCAACCAACTGGCTGCAACAGCAGGGCTATACCATCCTGCACCAGAACTGGTGTTATTACCACTATGAGATCGATGTTATAGCAGCAAAGAAAGGCATCCTCCATTTTGTAGAGGTCAAGACCCGCAGCAGCAGCTATTTTGGCCTGCCGGAAGAAAGTGTATCGAAGAAAAAGATCAGCAATATGATGAAATGCGCTGATCAGTACCAGTATCGCCATCCCCAATGGACAAGGATCCAGTATGATATTTTATCCATCCTGCTGGCCGGGGAAATGCCCCCGCAGTATTTCCTGATCGAAGATATTTACCTGTAA
- a CDS encoding YkgJ family cysteine cluster protein: protein MEPFNLKAFKKKMMLHRTAFRRFLTRLEKSQPRGLDKIAVQTDVEVWKETDCLACANCCKTMSPTFTKTDVKRISRHLNMTEDAFREKWLYFDKKDGDWMNKLQPCQFLNLQDNKCSIYEVRPSDCAGFPHHTKRRMVDYMHVFKQNVEYCPATFKMVEKMLYRLEGETIK, encoded by the coding sequence ATGGAGCCATTTAATCTCAAGGCATTCAAAAAGAAAATGATGCTGCACCGTACTGCGTTCAGGAGGTTCCTGACCAGGCTGGAAAAGAGCCAGCCCAGGGGCCTGGACAAGATAGCCGTGCAGACAGATGTGGAAGTATGGAAAGAAACGGATTGCCTGGCTTGCGCCAACTGCTGCAAGACCATGTCCCCCACCTTTACCAAAACGGATGTGAAGCGTATTTCCCGTCACCTGAATATGACTGAAGACGCTTTTCGCGAAAAATGGCTCTATTTTGATAAGAAGGATGGCGACTGGATGAACAAGCTGCAACCCTGCCAGTTCCTCAACCTGCAGGACAACAAATGCAGTATCTATGAAGTGCGGCCCAGTGATTGCGCCGGCTTCCCCCACCATACCAAACGCCGCATGGTGGATTATATGCACGTCTTCAAACAAAATGTGGAGTACTGCCCCGCTACTTTTAAAATGGTGGAGAAAATGCTGTACAGGCTGGAAGGCGAGACCATCAAATAA
- the rnhA gene encoding ribonuclease HI — protein MSTTQGLIVYTDGSSRGNPGPGGYGAILMWGGRAKELSAGYRRTTNNRMELMAVIAALEALTRPGLSITVYSDSQYVVKAVQEGWLKKWIRTGFAGGKKNKDLWLHFNSLAEKHQLTFKWVKGHAENPYNNRCDELATAAADGKDLLVDVGYEKGEG, from the coding sequence ATGAGTACAACACAAGGACTGATCGTTTACACGGATGGCTCTTCCCGGGGCAATCCCGGCCCCGGCGGTTATGGCGCCATCCTGATGTGGGGCGGCAGGGCAAAAGAGTTATCGGCCGGTTACCGCCGTACTACCAATAACCGGATGGAGCTGATGGCCGTGATAGCGGCACTGGAAGCCCTCACCCGCCCCGGCCTTTCTATCACTGTTTATTCCGATAGCCAGTACGTGGTGAAAGCCGTACAGGAAGGCTGGCTGAAAAAATGGATCCGCACGGGTTTTGCCGGCGGCAAAAAGAACAAGGACCTCTGGCTGCATTTCAACAGCCTGGCCGAAAAACACCAGCTGACCTTCAAATGGGTAAAAGGCCATGCCGAGAATCCCTATAATAACCGGTGTGATGAGCTGGCTACCGCAGCGGCAGATGGTAAGGACCTGCTGGTGGATGTGGGATATGAAAAAGGCGAAGGGTAG
- the manA gene encoding mannose-6-phosphate isomerase, class I codes for MHNNSTKIFKLEGKVQHYAWGGNAFIPQLLQQQNTSGQPFAEYWMGAHDNVPSSVVFSDLSVKPLNSFISEQPVDTLGPVVKERFGRLPFLFKVLDVKDMLSIQVHPSKEAAVLEFAAENKKGTPLNASNRNYKDDNHKPELMYALSEFWLLHGFKPAGSLKKVLQAVPELNFLLPVFEQGGYPELYKVVMEMPQDEVDSRLRPLLDRILPLYAEGKLPKTNEDFWAARAANTYNEGGKTDRGIFSIYIFNLVHLQTGDTVFQDAGIPHAYLEGQNMELMANSDNVLRGGLTPKHVDVSELMKHVRFEPVTPHIIKGITGEVPEEQVYVTPAADFELRSIRLAAGQQINLVSNTVEIFFVYEGAVDALSGEAHVAVHKGEAMVAIAGAVTAFKAQQETLLFRATTPSVEAKTTAS; via the coding sequence ATGCACAACAATAGTACGAAAATCTTCAAGCTTGAAGGAAAAGTGCAGCACTACGCCTGGGGAGGCAACGCCTTTATCCCGCAGCTGCTGCAGCAACAGAATACCAGTGGTCAGCCATTTGCAGAATACTGGATGGGTGCGCATGATAATGTGCCCTCTTCTGTAGTGTTCTCCGACCTGTCCGTGAAACCCCTCAACAGTTTTATCAGTGAGCAGCCCGTGGACACCCTGGGCCCTGTAGTGAAAGAGCGCTTTGGCCGCCTGCCTTTCCTGTTCAAGGTGCTGGACGTAAAAGATATGCTCTCTATCCAGGTACACCCCAGCAAAGAAGCTGCTGTACTGGAATTTGCCGCCGAAAACAAAAAAGGAACGCCGCTCAATGCGTCCAACCGCAATTATAAGGATGATAACCATAAGCCCGAGCTGATGTATGCGCTGAGCGAGTTCTGGCTGCTGCATGGTTTTAAGCCCGCTGGATCCTTAAAGAAAGTATTGCAGGCAGTGCCTGAACTGAATTTCCTGCTGCCCGTTTTTGAGCAGGGCGGTTACCCTGAACTGTACAAAGTGGTGATGGAAATGCCGCAGGATGAGGTAGACAGTCGCCTCCGGCCGCTGCTGGACCGTATCCTGCCGCTGTATGCGGAAGGAAAACTGCCCAAGACCAATGAAGACTTCTGGGCCGCCCGCGCTGCCAACACCTACAATGAAGGGGGTAAAACAGACCGCGGCATTTTCTCCATTTATATCTTCAACCTGGTACACCTGCAGACCGGTGATACTGTTTTCCAGGATGCCGGTATTCCGCATGCTTACCTGGAGGGACAGAACATGGAGCTGATGGCCAATTCCGATAACGTATTAAGAGGGGGCCTTACGCCCAAACATGTGGATGTGTCCGAGCTGATGAAGCATGTACGCTTTGAGCCGGTGACTCCGCATATCATCAAAGGCATTACCGGTGAAGTGCCGGAAGAGCAGGTCTATGTAACGCCGGCCGCCGACTTTGAGCTGCGCAGCATCCGGCTGGCCGCCGGTCAGCAGATCAACCTGGTCTCCAATACCGTGGAAATATTCTTTGTGTATGAAGGCGCTGTGGACGCCCTGAGCGGCGAAGCACATGTGGCGGTACATAAAGGAGAAGCCATGGTAGCCATTGCCGGTGCAGTGACGGCTTTCAAGGCGCAGCAGGAGACCTTGCTGTTCCGTGCTACTACGCCTTCGGTAGAGGCGAAGACCACGGCCAGTTAA
- a CDS encoding HAMP domain-containing sensor histidine kinase produces the protein MKIRNRLSLEFTLLTAGMMLLVFILIYTLFTDYINQVFYARLRDRALITAEVYLEQDELTRKNFLDIQQKYLHTLPDEQSFIFNERNVGSFNTAPSSTVPPEIIEAIRQGNRSHFILEGQPAAGIFYNDNQGDFVIIVTARNVTGIDHRQNLLLFLCIIYGVVLPLIYLLSLRFAGKSLRPIKHINRKLKEIRSRNLHERVEVPQNKDEINELANNFNDLLSHLQLAFETQRSFVSNASHELRTPLTAIIGELEVMLSKPRTEAEYRATMHSVLAESEKLNTILAQLFELSNYSDHNTAAFRETDLTDMLRDLCMEWEAKGYPCTLQAPDRAVSIKGNPVLLETALNNILKNAFKFSAGLPVKVQLDTDPGIAFISITDQGIGIPEKDLSQVFTPFFRADNARGYPGSGVGLSITEKIIRLHQGSVQVSSAVGVGTIFHISLPLRSTF, from the coding sequence ATGAAGATCAGGAACAGGCTTTCACTGGAATTCACCCTACTCACCGCCGGCATGATGCTGCTGGTGTTCATCCTCATTTATACCCTTTTCACCGATTATATCAACCAGGTCTTTTATGCCCGCCTGCGCGACCGGGCCTTGATCACAGCAGAAGTGTACCTGGAACAGGATGAGCTGACCCGCAAAAACTTCCTGGATATCCAGCAGAAATACCTGCATACCCTGCCCGATGAACAATCTTTTATTTTCAACGAGCGGAACGTTGGTTCTTTCAATACAGCCCCCTCCTCCACCGTACCACCGGAGATCATTGAAGCTATCCGGCAGGGCAACAGATCGCATTTCATCCTGGAGGGACAGCCGGCAGCAGGGATCTTCTATAACGACAACCAGGGTGATTTTGTGATCATTGTCACGGCCCGCAACGTCACCGGCATTGATCACCGGCAAAACCTCCTGCTTTTTCTCTGCATCATTTATGGGGTGGTGCTGCCGCTCATTTACCTGCTCAGCCTGCGCTTTGCCGGTAAATCGCTCCGCCCCATCAAACATATCAACCGGAAGCTGAAAGAGATCCGCTCCCGTAACCTGCATGAGCGGGTGGAAGTGCCCCAGAACAAGGACGAGATCAATGAGCTGGCCAATAATTTCAACGACCTGCTCAGTCACCTGCAACTGGCTTTTGAAACCCAGCGTTCCTTTGTCAGCAATGCCTCCCATGAACTGCGTACGCCGCTGACCGCCATCATCGGCGAGCTGGAAGTGATGCTCAGCAAACCCAGGACAGAAGCGGAATACAGGGCCACCATGCATTCCGTGCTGGCTGAATCTGAAAAGCTCAATACCATCCTGGCGCAGCTGTTTGAACTGAGTAATTACAGTGATCACAATACGGCTGCCTTCCGGGAAACGGACCTCACGGATATGCTGCGCGATCTTTGTATGGAATGGGAGGCCAAAGGGTATCCCTGCACCCTCCAGGCCCCGGACAGGGCGGTTAGTATCAAGGGCAATCCTGTCCTGCTGGAAACAGCCCTCAACAATATCCTCAAGAATGCTTTTAAATTTTCCGCCGGCCTGCCGGTAAAAGTTCAGCTGGACACGGACCCGGGTATTGCCTTCATCAGCATCACAGACCAGGGCATTGGCATACCCGAAAAAGACCTGAGCCAGGTATTTACGCCTTTTTTTCGGGCCGATAATGCCCGTGGCTATCCCGGCAGTGGCGTAGGGCTCAGTATCACAGAAAAGATCATCCGCCTGCACCAGGGCAGCGTTCAGGTGAGTTCAGCCGTAGGCGTCGGCACCATTTTTCACATTTCTTTACCGCTCCGGTCCACTTTCTAA
- a CDS encoding response regulator transcription factor produces the protein MNILIIEDELKVASFIKKGLEEALHVADLANDGQQGLQAALAKDYDCIILDLLLPGMNGREVCRRLRQNQVRTPILMLTALQTTDDIVSGLEQGADDYLTKPFHFRELLARIQALARRSGHTLPENELLQFNDLTLNTASRTAARSGRSINLTAREYALLELFMRNPNRVLSRAAITDAVWGIDHHSNANVVEVYVNYLRNKLEKPFNSGRLIHTMTGMGYVLKEEQQ, from the coding sequence ATGAATATCCTGATCATTGAAGACGAGCTGAAAGTGGCCTCCTTTATCAAAAAAGGACTGGAAGAGGCATTGCATGTGGCTGATCTGGCCAACGATGGGCAACAGGGCCTGCAGGCGGCCCTGGCAAAGGATTACGACTGTATCATCCTGGACCTGCTGCTGCCCGGCATGAACGGCCGCGAGGTATGCAGAAGACTGCGGCAGAACCAGGTCAGAACACCTATACTGATGCTCACCGCCCTGCAGACCACGGATGATATTGTCAGCGGACTGGAGCAGGGAGCGGACGATTACCTGACCAAGCCCTTCCATTTCCGGGAGCTGCTGGCCAGGATCCAGGCCCTGGCCCGGCGCAGCGGGCATACGCTGCCGGAGAACGAACTCCTGCAGTTCAACGACCTTACCCTCAATACCGCCTCCCGCACAGCCGCCCGCAGCGGGCGGTCCATCAACCTCACCGCCCGGGAATATGCGCTGCTGGAGCTGTTCATGCGTAATCCCAACCGCGTACTGTCCAGGGCCGCCATTACGGATGCAGTCTGGGGCATTGACCACCATTCCAATGCCAACGTAGTAGAAGTATATGTCAATTACCTGCGCAACAAACTGGAAAAACCTTTTAACAGCGGCAGGCTGATCCATACCATGACGGGCATGGGATATGTATTAAAAGAGGAACAACAATAG
- the xerD gene encoding site-specific tyrosine recombinase XerD — protein MWEPHKLGFKAHLQLERSLSDNSVEAYLGDLDKLTQFLALQHASVEPGDITLKDLQAFVHWIAQLGMTATSQARIISGLRSFYKYCSLENLVSTDPTDLLEAPKLRRALPDTLSVEEIQQLIDHIDLSKPEGGRNKAILETMYSCGLRVSELVNLKLSQLFFEQGFVRIIGKGDKERLVPIGNSAIKYIELYRTTTRVHQPIKKGQEDILFLNRRGARLTRVMIFILIKDLAIKAGIQKTISPHTFRHSFATHLVEGGVDLRMVQEMLGHESITTTEIYTHLDRDYLRSTLQQFHPAFKPN, from the coding sequence ATGTGGGAGCCGCACAAGCTGGGATTTAAAGCGCATCTGCAACTGGAACGGTCACTGTCGGACAACTCCGTGGAAGCCTACCTGGGGGACCTCGACAAGCTGACCCAGTTCCTGGCGCTTCAGCATGCCAGTGTGGAACCAGGGGATATCACCCTGAAAGACCTCCAGGCCTTTGTACACTGGATAGCCCAGCTGGGCATGACCGCCACCTCCCAGGCCCGTATCATCTCCGGCCTGCGCTCCTTTTATAAGTACTGCTCGCTGGAGAACCTGGTCAGTACGGACCCCACCGATCTGCTGGAAGCCCCCAAACTACGGCGGGCCCTGCCCGATACCCTCAGCGTGGAAGAGATACAGCAGCTCATTGACCATATTGACCTCAGCAAACCCGAGGGCGGCCGCAATAAAGCCATCCTGGAAACCATGTACAGCTGCGGCCTGCGCGTAAGCGAGCTGGTGAACCTGAAACTATCCCAGCTTTTCTTTGAACAGGGCTTTGTCCGGATCATTGGCAAAGGCGATAAGGAACGGCTGGTACCCATCGGCAACAGCGCTATTAAATACATAGAACTTTACCGCACCACTACCCGGGTCCACCAGCCCATTAAAAAAGGACAGGAAGATATCCTCTTCCTCAACCGCCGCGGGGCCAGGCTCACCCGGGTCATGATCTTTATCCTTATCAAAGACCTGGCGATTAAAGCAGGCATCCAAAAAACCATTTCGCCCCATACCTTCCGGCATTCCTTTGCCACCCACCTGGTAGAGGGCGGCGTTGACCTCCGGATGGTACAGGAAATGCTGGGCCATGAAAGCATTACCACCACCGAGATCTATACACACCTGGACCGGGATTACCTGCGCAGCACCCTGCAGCAGTTCCACCCCGCCTTCAAACCAAATTAA
- a CDS encoding acyl-CoA carboxylase subunit beta, with protein sequence MNLEFNKNEDAMRLSVSQLQQRLKQVYLGGGQKAIDRQHDKNKLTARERIDYLRDENTNFVEVGALAGWDMYKEQGGCPSGGTVAGIGYVSGRQCVIVANDQTVKAGAWFPITGKKNLRMQEIAMENNLPIIYLVDSGGVFLPMQSDIFPDKEHFGRIFRNNAKMSAMGITQIAAVLGSCVAGGAYLPLMSDEILMVKGQSSIALAGPYLVKAAIGEEIDLERLGGANTHAAISGNADYQFDTEQECLDQIKRLIGKLGHNPRAGFDRIAPAPPKKDPKDIYGIMPADLTRPYDMVDIIERMVDNSEFDQYKEDYGKTIICGYGRIEGWAVGIVANQRKVVKTQKGEMQMGGVIYNDSADKVARFVMNCNQKKIPLVFLHDVTGFMVGSRSEHAGIIKDGAKMVNAVANSVVPKFTFYVGNSYGAGNYAMNGKAYDPRLIYAWPGARIAAMGGEQAAKTVLQSQINSMKAKGEKELTREEEQKLLKEITAYYDEQSTAYFTAARLVVDGVIDPLDTRMIIAEGIAAADHNADIPPYKTGVIQV encoded by the coding sequence ATGAACCTGGAATTCAACAAGAATGAAGATGCCATGAGATTATCGGTCAGCCAGTTGCAGCAGCGCCTGAAACAGGTATACCTGGGCGGCGGTCAAAAGGCGATCGACAGACAGCATGACAAAAACAAACTGACAGCCCGTGAGCGGATCGATTACCTCCGTGACGAGAACACCAACTTTGTAGAAGTGGGTGCGTTGGCCGGCTGGGATATGTACAAAGAACAGGGTGGCTGCCCTTCCGGTGGCACAGTGGCCGGTATCGGCTATGTCAGCGGCCGTCAGTGCGTCATTGTAGCCAACGACCAGACCGTGAAAGCCGGCGCCTGGTTCCCCATCACCGGTAAAAAGAACCTGCGCATGCAGGAGATCGCTATGGAGAATAACCTGCCCATCATCTACCTGGTAGACAGCGGCGGCGTGTTCCTCCCCATGCAAAGCGATATCTTCCCCGATAAAGAACATTTTGGCCGCATCTTCCGCAACAACGCAAAGATGAGCGCCATGGGCATTACCCAGATCGCTGCCGTACTGGGCTCCTGCGTAGCCGGCGGCGCATACCTGCCCCTGATGAGCGACGAGATCCTGATGGTCAAAGGCCAGAGCTCCATTGCCCTGGCAGGCCCCTACCTGGTGAAAGCCGCTATCGGGGAAGAGATTGACCTGGAACGATTGGGTGGCGCTAACACCCATGCCGCTATCAGCGGCAATGCCGACTACCAGTTTGATACCGAACAGGAATGCCTGGACCAGATAAAAAGACTGATCGGCAAGCTGGGACATAATCCCAGGGCCGGCTTCGACCGCATAGCACCCGCCCCGCCCAAAAAAGATCCCAAAGATATCTATGGCATTATGCCCGCCGATCTCACCCGTCCCTACGATATGGTGGATATCATTGAACGCATGGTGGACAATTCCGAGTTTGACCAATACAAGGAAGACTATGGCAAGACCATCATCTGCGGTTATGGCCGCATTGAAGGCTGGGCCGTAGGTATTGTGGCCAACCAGCGCAAAGTGGTGAAAACACAGAAAGGGGAAATGCAGATGGGCGGCGTGATCTATAATGACAGCGCCGATAAGGTAGCCCGCTTTGTCATGAACTGCAACCAGAAAAAGATACCGCTGGTATTCCTGCATGATGTCACCGGCTTTATGGTGGGCTCCCGCAGTGAACATGCAGGCATCATCAAGGACGGCGCCAAAATGGTGAATGCCGTGGCCAACTCCGTAGTGCCCAAATTCACGTTCTATGTGGGTAACAGCTATGGCGCCGGCAACTATGCCATGAACGGCAAGGCCTATGACCCGCGACTGATCTACGCCTGGCCCGGCGCCCGCATTGCCGCCATGGGCGGCGAACAGGCGGCCAAGACCGTACTGCAGTCGCAGATCAATAGCATGAAGGCCAAAGGCGAAAAAGAACTGACACGGGAAGAAGAACAAAAATTACTGAAAGAGATAACAGCTTATTACGACGAGCAAAGCACTGCCTATTTTACCGCCGCCCGCCTGGTAGTGGATGGGGTGATTGATCCCCTGGATACCCGCATGATCATTGCCGAAGGAATTGCGGCAGCGGATCACAATGCGGATATTCCGCCCTACAAGACCGGTGTGATCCAGGTATAA
- a CDS encoding DUF4065 domain-containing protein — MPEVYRRFKEFGPNAIFLDPDQYREIHLSDEQEDMFEQVMSEYGKFSAIKLMDMTHKEAPWKEAYAKADMLISTETMKKFFIKLVDE; from the coding sequence GTGCCCGAGGTGTACAGGCGTTTTAAAGAATTTGGTCCCAATGCAATTTTTCTTGATCCTGATCAATACCGGGAAATTCATTTAAGTGATGAACAGGAAGATATGTTTGAACAGGTGATGAGTGAATATGGTAAATTCTCTGCCATAAAGCTGATGGACATGACGCATAAAGAAGCTCCCTGGAAGGAGGCATATGCGAAAGCAGATATGCTGATCAGCACAGAGACCATGAAAAAATTCTTCATCAAACTGGTAGATGAGTAA
- a CDS encoding peroxiredoxin: MSNRIVSIGSQFPAFKKKAVVSIEKGKEFTDISQDHASSQGQWMVMFWWPKDFTFVCPTEIAEFNKKHSEFTDRDAILIGASTDSEFVHAAWRRDHADLRDLKFPMLADTSKSLAEELGILDNEEKIAYRATFIIDPQGIVRWVSVYDLNVGRNVQEVLRVLDALQTDELCPCNWNKGQETLTTQLSMN; encoded by the coding sequence ATGTCCAACAGAATTGTATCTATTGGGAGCCAGTTCCCCGCATTCAAAAAGAAAGCAGTAGTCAGCATCGAAAAAGGAAAAGAGTTCACAGACATCAGCCAGGACCACGCCAGCAGCCAGGGTCAGTGGATGGTGATGTTCTGGTGGCCCAAGGATTTCACTTTTGTGTGCCCCACCGAGATCGCTGAATTCAACAAAAAGCACAGCGAGTTCACCGACCGTGACGCAATCCTGATCGGCGCTTCCACCGACTCTGAATTTGTTCACGCCGCCTGGAGAAGGGATCACGCAGACCTGCGCGACCTGAAATTCCCCATGCTGGCTGACACTTCCAAATCCCTGGCTGAAGAACTGGGTATCCTGGATAATGAAGAGAAGATCGCTTACCGCGCCACCTTCATCATTGATCCCCAGGGCATCGTTCGCTGGGTAAGTGTTTATGACCTCAACGTAGGCCGTAACGTACAGGAAGTACTGCGCGTACTGGACGCCCTGCAAACAGACGAGCTCTGCCCCTGCAACTGGAACAAAGGACAGGAAACCCTGACCACCCAGCTCAGCATGAACTAA